One genomic segment of Micromonospora sp. WMMC415 includes these proteins:
- a CDS encoding TetR/AcrR family transcriptional regulator, translated as MPTSTRVPQQERSRATQARLLEATVDCLVEHGWSGTTTTLVATRAGVSRGAQLHHYPTKAALVTAAVAHLADRRAKELRVEAEALPAGPQRLDRVVDLLAAAFTGPLFVAALELWVAARTDRELREALVPLEARVGREMHRLTVALLEVDERRPGVREAVQATLDLLRGLGVANLLNDDSARRTALLATWKRQLTHLLAL; from the coding sequence GTGCCGACATCGACCCGCGTCCCTCAGCAGGAACGCAGCCGCGCCACCCAGGCCCGGTTGCTGGAGGCGACCGTGGACTGCCTGGTCGAGCACGGCTGGTCGGGCACCACCACGACTCTCGTGGCGACCCGGGCGGGCGTGTCGCGCGGCGCCCAGCTGCACCACTACCCGACCAAGGCGGCGCTGGTCACCGCCGCCGTCGCGCACCTCGCCGACCGGCGGGCAAAGGAGCTGCGCGTCGAGGCGGAGGCCCTGCCGGCCGGCCCGCAGCGGCTCGACCGGGTGGTCGACCTGCTCGCCGCCGCCTTCACCGGCCCGCTCTTCGTGGCCGCCCTGGAGCTGTGGGTGGCTGCCCGCACCGACCGGGAGCTGCGGGAGGCGCTGGTGCCGCTGGAGGCGCGGGTCGGCCGGGAGATGCACCGACTGACCGTCGCCCTGCTCGAGGTCGACGAGCGCCGCCCCGGCGTACGGGAGGCGGTGCAGGCGACCCTCGACCTGCTCCGCGGCCTGGGCGTCGCCAACCTGCTCAACGACGACTCCGCCCGCC
- a CDS encoding metallophosphoesterase gives MPDRVAVLSDIHGVLPALEAVLAEPDVAAADLIVVTGDIAAGPQPVEVLDRLAGLGERVCWVRGNADRELVEARAGRPSPIGVSNWAATQLRDDQVGRLAALPLTVTLEVAGLGPVLFCHATPRDDEEVVLVDSRLERWAEVFAEVPAEVGTVVCGHTHMPFTRLVDRRFVVNPGSVGMPYGGPGAFWALLGPGVQLRRTLVDVDAACARIAAESTYPDAAAFADEYVRSRHSDTDALTVFAPRDGR, from the coding sequence ATGCCGGACCGGGTCGCCGTCCTCTCCGACATCCACGGTGTGCTGCCGGCACTGGAGGCCGTACTGGCCGAGCCGGACGTCGCCGCCGCCGACCTGATCGTGGTCACCGGTGACATCGCCGCCGGCCCGCAGCCGGTGGAGGTGCTGGACCGGCTCGCGGGGCTCGGCGAGCGGGTGTGCTGGGTACGCGGCAACGCCGACCGCGAACTGGTCGAGGCCCGGGCCGGCCGGCCGTCACCGATCGGCGTCTCCAACTGGGCGGCCACGCAGCTCCGCGACGACCAGGTGGGCCGCCTGGCGGCGCTGCCGCTGACCGTCACCCTGGAGGTCGCCGGGCTGGGCCCGGTGCTCTTCTGCCACGCCACCCCACGGGACGACGAGGAGGTCGTCCTGGTCGACTCCCGGCTGGAGCGCTGGGCGGAGGTGTTCGCGGAGGTGCCGGCGGAGGTCGGCACGGTGGTCTGCGGGCACACCCACATGCCGTTCACCCGGCTGGTCGACCGCCGGTTCGTCGTCAACCCGGGCAGCGTCGGCATGCCGTACGGCGGTCCCGGCGCATTCTGGGCGCTGCTCGGCCCGGGCGTGCAGCTCCGGCGCACCCTCGTCGACGTGGACGCCGCGTGCGCGCGGATCGCGGCCGAGTCGACGTACCCCGACGCCGCCGCCTTCGCCGACGAGTACGTGCGCTCCCGCCACAGCGACACCGACGCCCTGACCGTCTTCGCTCCCCGCGACGGTCGCTGA
- a CDS encoding Crp/Fnr family transcriptional regulator — MDEVLARSGIFQGVDPEAAEALAKEMETLEVRKGEVVFNEGEPGDSLYILLSGKIKVGRRAADGRQNLIAVMGPSDMVGELSLFDPGPRTATATAVTDTRLVRLRKQALRPWLNNRPEIAEQLLRVLARRLRRTNDSLADLIFTDVPGRVAKNLLQMAGRFGTRDGGVLRVTHDLTQEEIAQLVGASRETVNKALADFASRGWLRLDGKSIIILDPERLARRARV; from the coding sequence ATGGACGAGGTACTGGCCCGCAGCGGGATCTTCCAGGGCGTCGACCCGGAGGCTGCCGAGGCGCTCGCCAAGGAGATGGAGACGCTCGAGGTCCGGAAGGGCGAGGTCGTCTTCAACGAGGGCGAGCCCGGCGACAGCCTGTACATCCTGCTGTCCGGCAAGATCAAGGTCGGCCGCCGGGCGGCGGACGGCCGGCAGAACCTGATCGCGGTCATGGGACCGTCGGACATGGTCGGCGAGCTGTCGCTCTTCGACCCCGGCCCGCGTACGGCGACCGCCACCGCGGTGACCGACACCCGCCTGGTGCGGCTGCGCAAGCAGGCGCTGCGCCCCTGGCTCAACAACCGGCCGGAGATCGCCGAGCAGCTGCTGCGGGTGCTCGCCCGCCGCCTGCGCCGGACGAACGACTCGCTGGCCGACCTGATCTTCACCGACGTCCCGGGCCGGGTCGCGAAGAACCTGCTCCAGATGGCCGGCCGGTTCGGCACCCGCGACGGCGGCGTGCTGCGGGTGACCCACGACCTGACCCAGGAGGAGATCGCCCAGCTCGTCGGCGCCTCCCGCGAGACGGTCAACAAGGCGCTCGCCGACTTCGCCTCGCGCGGCTGGCTGCGCCTGGACGGCAAGAGCATCATCATCCTCGACCCGGAGCGCCTGGCCCGCCGCGCCCGCGTCTGA
- a CDS encoding adenosylcobinamide amidohydrolase, translated as MLNEPFLTARHEDGRDAPLLVWRADRPLLAVSSAPLGGGLGVREWVVNATVSMSYDREDPADHLAELADQLGLDGPGVGLLTGVDVAEVVARTDSGVRVWATVGLGMPVWAAAPEPPGVTANTTATPVQRVGTVNIVVYVPARLGPAALVNAVATATEAKAQALAELGVPGTGTPTDAVTVLCPVDGPEAAYGGPRSTWGAPLARAVHAAVSTGGAGTVVPWSHRPAG; from the coding sequence GTGCTGAACGAGCCGTTCCTGACCGCCCGCCACGAGGACGGGCGGGACGCCCCGCTGCTGGTGTGGCGGGCCGACCGTCCGCTACTGGCCGTGAGCTCCGCGCCACTCGGCGGTGGTCTGGGAGTACGGGAATGGGTCGTCAATGCCACCGTGTCCATGTCGTACGACCGGGAGGACCCGGCCGACCACCTGGCCGAGCTGGCCGACCAGCTCGGCCTCGACGGGCCCGGGGTGGGCCTGCTGACCGGCGTGGACGTCGCGGAGGTGGTGGCCCGGACGGACAGTGGCGTGCGGGTCTGGGCCACGGTCGGGCTGGGCATGCCGGTCTGGGCGGCGGCACCGGAGCCTCCCGGGGTGACGGCGAACACAACCGCCACCCCCGTCCAGCGGGTCGGCACGGTCAACATCGTGGTGTACGTGCCGGCGCGGCTCGGGCCCGCCGCCCTGGTCAACGCGGTGGCGACGGCCACCGAGGCGAAGGCGCAGGCACTCGCGGAGCTGGGCGTACCCGGCACCGGCACGCCCACCGACGCGGTGACGGTCCTCTGCCCGGTCGACGGGCCGGAGGCGGCGTACGGCGGGCCCCGCTCCACCTGGGGCGCGCCGCTGGCCCGGGCGGTGCACGCCGCCGTCAGCACCGGCGGCGCCGGCACCGTGGTCCCCTGGTCCCACCGGCCCGCAGGCTGA
- a CDS encoding CapA family protein translates to MYAAAPLSPRPRRRLLPVVGALLVALLAAGCGDADPQAGPVWQPGAGGGGTGAPVASGGASQPAEAAISLSATGDIIMANAPNRLPANNGKGFFDDVEKALAADLVMGNLEEPLTVDTGTGKCGANSTRCYQFRAPPEYAAHLRDAGFDLLNQANNHGYDYGAKGYENTQAALEKYELAHTGAPDQITVVDVKGVKVAVVGFSSYPWSNPLTDIPAAKRVITKAAGRADLVVVQVHMGAEGADKTRVKPGTEMYLGENRGDPVRFSKAMIDAGADLIVGHGPHVLRGMEFYQGRLIAYSLGNFAGGGNSLNNSGRLGWGGVLKVSLKPDGTWAGGSFAATYMNSAGLPRMDADDRGLGLVREVSGKDFPETGAVLDDSGKISPPAAG, encoded by the coding sequence ATGTACGCTGCCGCCCCTCTGTCGCCCCGTCCCCGCCGCCGCCTCCTCCCGGTGGTCGGCGCGCTGCTCGTCGCCCTGCTCGCGGCGGGCTGCGGTGACGCCGACCCGCAAGCCGGGCCCGTCTGGCAGCCCGGCGCCGGCGGTGGCGGCACCGGTGCCCCGGTCGCCTCCGGTGGTGCGTCGCAGCCCGCCGAGGCGGCCATCTCCCTCTCCGCCACCGGCGACATCATCATGGCCAACGCGCCGAACCGGTTGCCGGCGAACAACGGCAAGGGCTTCTTCGACGACGTCGAGAAGGCGCTCGCCGCCGACCTGGTGATGGGCAACCTGGAGGAGCCGCTCACCGTCGACACCGGCACCGGCAAGTGCGGGGCCAACTCCACCCGCTGCTACCAGTTCCGGGCCCCGCCGGAGTACGCGGCACACCTGCGCGACGCCGGGTTCGACCTGCTCAACCAGGCCAACAACCACGGTTACGACTACGGCGCCAAGGGCTACGAGAACACCCAGGCCGCGCTCGAGAAGTACGAGCTCGCGCACACCGGCGCGCCCGACCAGATCACCGTGGTCGACGTGAAGGGCGTCAAGGTGGCGGTCGTCGGCTTCTCGTCGTACCCGTGGTCCAACCCGCTGACCGACATCCCGGCGGCCAAGCGGGTGATCACCAAGGCGGCCGGCAGGGCGGATCTGGTGGTCGTGCAGGTGCACATGGGCGCCGAGGGGGCCGACAAGACGCGGGTGAAGCCGGGCACCGAGATGTACCTGGGCGAGAACCGGGGCGACCCGGTGCGGTTCAGCAAGGCGATGATCGACGCCGGCGCGGACCTCATCGTCGGCCACGGCCCGCACGTCCTGCGCGGCATGGAGTTCTACCAGGGCCGGCTGATCGCGTACAGCCTGGGAAACTTCGCCGGCGGCGGCAACTCGCTCAACAACAGCGGCCGGCTGGGCTGGGGCGGGGTGCTGAAGGTGTCGCTCAAGCCGGACGGCACCTGGGCCGGCGGGTCGTTCGCCGCGACGTACATGAACTCGGCGGGTCTGCCGAGGATGGACGCGGACGACCGCGGTCTGGGCCTGGTGCGGGAGGTCAGCGGGAAGGACTTCCCGGAGACCGGGGCGGTCCTCGACGACTCGGGGAAGATCAGCCCGCCCGCGGCGGGCTGA
- the nth gene encoding endonuclease III, translating to MTTSFTETDLGRTRRARRIGRVLTETHPDAHCELNHSNALELSVATILSAQCTDKKVNEVTPKLFARYPRAADYAGADRAEMEELIRPTGFYRNKTDSLIKLGQALVERHDGRVPGKLADLVTLPGIGRKTANVILGNAFGVPGITVDTHFQRLVHRWRLTTETDPVKIEHAIGALFPKRDWTMLSHRVIFHGRRVCHARKPACGACTLAKLCPSYGTGPTEPAAAAKLLKGPRARDLAVAAGVDPELVPVQAVVAEAP from the coding sequence GTGACCACCAGCTTCACCGAGACCGACCTCGGGCGGACGCGCCGCGCCCGGCGGATCGGGCGGGTGCTGACCGAGACCCACCCCGACGCGCACTGTGAGCTCAACCACTCCAACGCGCTGGAGCTGAGCGTCGCGACGATCCTCTCCGCGCAGTGCACAGACAAGAAGGTCAACGAGGTCACCCCGAAGCTCTTCGCCCGCTACCCGCGCGCCGCCGACTACGCCGGCGCCGACCGGGCCGAGATGGAGGAGCTGATCCGGCCCACCGGCTTCTACCGCAACAAGACCGACTCGCTGATCAAGCTGGGCCAGGCGCTGGTCGAGCGGCACGACGGGCGGGTGCCGGGAAAGCTCGCCGACCTGGTGACCCTGCCGGGAATCGGCCGCAAGACGGCCAACGTCATCCTCGGCAACGCGTTCGGCGTGCCGGGGATCACCGTCGACACCCACTTCCAGCGGCTGGTGCACCGGTGGCGGCTGACCACCGAGACCGACCCGGTCAAGATCGAGCACGCGATCGGGGCGCTCTTCCCGAAGCGGGACTGGACGATGCTGTCGCACCGGGTGATCTTCCACGGGCGGCGGGTCTGCCATGCGCGCAAGCCCGCCTGCGGGGCGTGCACGCTCGCGAAGCTCTGCCCGTCGTACGGCACCGGGCCGACCGAGCCGGCGGCGGCCGCGAAGCTGCTCAAGGGCCCCCGCGCCCGGGACCTGGCGGTGGCCGCCGGGGTGGATCCGGAACTGGTCCCCGTCCAGGCCGTCGTCGCGGAGGCGCCGTGA
- a CDS encoding TlpA disulfide reductase family protein, translated as MRTRLAALLVPVLLLAGCTAGPEQGAPATRDGAAQNRPSPFADCAELTAAPAPSGTATAVPGGGTPLPELTLTCFTGGAPVALRDVRGPVVINLWASWCAPCRKELPAFQRLSDRADGRLTVLGVNTRDTRGGAQSIGEDFGVRFPTLVDQGEALQRALGRNAIPLTVLVDADGRIRHVDASGALDDTRLTDLVRQHLGVAVPA; from the coding sequence GTGAGGACGCGGCTGGCCGCCCTGCTGGTCCCGGTGCTGCTGCTCGCCGGCTGCACCGCCGGCCCGGAGCAGGGCGCCCCCGCCACGCGGGACGGCGCGGCGCAGAACCGGCCCTCCCCGTTCGCGGACTGCGCCGAGCTGACCGCCGCTCCGGCGCCGTCCGGCACCGCGACCGCCGTCCCGGGCGGGGGTACGCCGCTGCCGGAGCTGACGCTGACCTGCTTCACCGGCGGCGCGCCGGTGGCGCTGCGGGACGTCCGGGGGCCCGTGGTGATCAACCTCTGGGCCTCGTGGTGCGCACCCTGCCGCAAGGAACTGCCCGCGTTCCAGCGCCTCAGCGACCGGGCCGACGGCCGGTTGACGGTGCTCGGCGTCAACACGCGGGACACCCGCGGCGGCGCGCAGTCCATCGGCGAGGACTTCGGGGTCCGGTTCCCGACCCTGGTCGACCAGGGTGAGGCGCTGCAACGGGCGTTGGGCCGCAACGCCATCCCGTTGACCGTCCTCGTCGACGCCGACGGCCGCATCCGGCACGTCGACGCCAGCGGGGCGCTCGACGACACCCGCCTCACCGACCTGGTCCGCCAGCACCTCGGCGTGGCGGTGCCCGCGTGA
- a CDS encoding IS110 family transposase, with product MSVTDSAASARGNSAGVDWAKDDYAVCVIDADGEPLERLTLTYTKTGLRRLIDLLDRHRVDAVGIERPDGPIVDALLAADTTVYVIPPSQVKALRRRYGSAGNKDDRFDAYVLADTVRTDRRRLTPLVLDSPPTTALRKLCRARKDLIAHRIAVANQLRAHLATALPGTVELFNDIDSPISRQFLTRFTTQDALDRLSPTRLAGWLKSVSYSGRTDPAVLHARITAAPRGATGDYGQTLAGITRAYLATLAAIVAQIDTLNQQITDTLDRHPDRDIFTSLPRSGTVRAARLLAEIGDARGRFPTPASLACLAGVAPSTRESGKVRIVAFRWAVDKQLRDAVCDFAGDSRHANPWAANLYQRARARGHDHPHAVRILARAWLDIIWKCWTTNTPYNPDRHRALQHLLSQDQPAMA from the coding sequence ATGAGTGTGACCGACAGTGCCGCGTCGGCGCGAGGGAACTCGGCCGGGGTGGACTGGGCCAAGGACGACTACGCCGTCTGCGTCATCGACGCCGACGGTGAGCCGTTGGAGCGGCTGACGCTGACATACACCAAGACCGGCCTGAGACGGCTGATCGACCTGCTCGACCGGCATCGGGTGGACGCGGTCGGCATCGAACGCCCGGACGGCCCGATCGTCGATGCGCTGCTGGCCGCCGACACGACCGTATACGTGATCCCACCCTCGCAGGTCAAAGCACTGCGCCGACGGTACGGCTCGGCCGGGAACAAGGACGACCGGTTCGACGCCTACGTCCTGGCCGACACGGTACGCACCGACCGGCGACGGCTGACCCCGCTCGTGCTGGACAGCCCACCGACCACCGCGCTGCGCAAGCTGTGCCGCGCCCGCAAAGACCTCATCGCCCACCGCATCGCGGTCGCCAACCAGCTGCGCGCTCACCTGGCCACGGCCCTGCCGGGCACCGTCGAGCTGTTCAACGACATCGACTCGCCGATCAGCCGGCAGTTCCTGACCCGGTTCACCACCCAGGACGCCCTGGACCGGCTGTCGCCCACACGCCTGGCCGGCTGGCTCAAGAGCGTGAGCTACAGCGGCCGCACCGACCCAGCCGTGCTGCACGCCCGCATCACCGCCGCGCCTCGCGGCGCCACCGGCGACTACGGACAGACCCTGGCCGGTATCACCCGCGCCTACCTCGCCACCCTGGCCGCGATCGTGGCCCAGATCGACACCCTCAACCAGCAGATCACCGACACCCTCGACCGGCACCCCGACCGGGACATCTTCACCAGCCTGCCCCGCTCCGGCACCGTCCGCGCCGCCCGGCTGCTCGCCGAAATCGGCGACGCCCGCGGCCGATTCCCCACCCCAGCATCCCTGGCCTGCCTCGCCGGCGTCGCCCCGTCGACCCGCGAATCCGGCAAGGTCCGCATCGTCGCCTTCCGCTGGGCCGTGGACAAACAACTCCGCGACGCCGTCTGCGACTTCGCTGGCGACAGCCGCCACGCCAACCCCTGGGCAGCCAACCTCTACCAACGAGCCCGCGCCCGCGGCCACGACCACCCCCACGCCGTCCGCATCCTCGCCCGCGCCTGGCTCGACATCATCTGGAAGTGCTGGACCACCAACACCCCCTACAACCCCGACCGGCACCGAGCCCTCCAACACTTGCTCAGCCAAGATCAACCGGCGATGGCTTGA
- a CDS encoding CoA pyrophosphatase has protein sequence MSRQPPPWLDPLLTRLGSARTEDFTRLVTPEQGGRESAVLVLLGEAPGVGPDVLVLQRAATLRNHAGQPAFPGGAADPEDADASATALREANEEVGLDPASVTVLAELPKLWIPVSDFVVTPVLAWWHAPHPVHPREPAEVAHVARLPVAELVDPENRMRVRHPSGWVGPAFSVRGMLVWGFTAGVLSALLEMGGWARPWHRGRVLELPPTGASPAPSAGTDEVDETALR, from the coding sequence GTGAGCCGTCAACCGCCGCCCTGGCTCGACCCGCTGCTGACGCGGCTCGGCAGCGCGCGCACCGAGGACTTCACCCGGCTCGTGACCCCCGAGCAGGGTGGGCGGGAGAGCGCCGTGCTGGTGCTGCTCGGCGAGGCGCCCGGCGTCGGCCCGGACGTGCTGGTCCTCCAGCGGGCCGCCACCCTGCGCAACCACGCCGGCCAGCCGGCCTTCCCCGGCGGGGCGGCCGATCCGGAGGACGCGGACGCGTCCGCGACGGCACTCCGCGAGGCCAACGAGGAGGTCGGCCTCGACCCGGCCAGCGTCACCGTCCTCGCCGAGCTGCCGAAACTCTGGATCCCGGTGAGCGACTTCGTGGTGACCCCGGTGCTCGCCTGGTGGCACGCCCCGCATCCGGTGCACCCCCGGGAGCCGGCCGAGGTCGCCCACGTCGCCCGGCTGCCGGTCGCCGAACTGGTGGACCCGGAGAACCGGATGCGCGTACGCCACCCGAGCGGCTGGGTCGGCCCGGCGTTCTCGGTGCGCGGGATGCTGGTCTGGGGCTTCACCGCCGGTGTGCTGTCGGCGCTGCTGGAGATGGGCGGCTGGGCCCGCCCGTGGCACCGGGGACGCGTGCTGGAACTCCCGCCGACGGGGGCCAGCCCGGCGCCGTCGGCCGGCACCGACGAGGTGGACGAGACCGCCCTGCGCTGA
- a CDS encoding MarP family serine protease produces MSAVDLVLLLLMLVFAISGYRQGFVIGVLSFSGFFLGALVGLQIGPLLAQQFVDSGTRVLISLVAVFGLAVVGQALAGWLGSHLRRTITSDVGRQADDIGGAFVSLFAVLLVAWLVAVPLGSSSLPWLAASIRNSALLTVVDRVLPDQAQELSTALRDTVDTNGFPDVFGDLAPTRARQVAPPDPALAGSQVVANSQRSVVKVLGSAPSCSRRIEGSGFVYADDRVMTNAHVVAGTRSTVVELNGDRYDARVVVYDPDRDLAVLYAPGLPGPSMRFAAGNAGSGADAIVLGFPLDGPYNAQSARIRDVDDITGPDIYSGGNVTREIYTIRALVQSGNSGGPLVSSNGLVLGVIFAAAADDPNTGFAVTAAEARPVALAGAERTRGVATGECT; encoded by the coding sequence GTGTCCGCCGTGGATCTCGTACTGCTGCTGCTCATGCTCGTGTTCGCGATCAGCGGATATCGCCAGGGCTTCGTCATCGGGGTGCTGTCGTTCTCCGGCTTCTTCCTCGGCGCGCTGGTCGGGCTCCAGATCGGGCCGTTGCTCGCGCAACAGTTCGTTGACAGCGGCACCCGGGTTCTGATCTCCCTGGTCGCGGTGTTCGGGCTGGCGGTGGTGGGCCAGGCCCTCGCCGGCTGGCTCGGGTCCCACCTGCGCCGCACGATCACCAGCGACGTCGGCCGGCAGGCCGATGACATCGGCGGCGCGTTCGTCTCGCTGTTCGCCGTCCTCCTCGTCGCCTGGCTGGTCGCGGTGCCGCTGGGTTCGTCGTCGCTGCCGTGGCTGGCCGCCTCGATCCGCAACAGCGCGCTGCTCACCGTGGTGGACCGGGTGCTGCCCGACCAGGCGCAGGAGCTGTCGACCGCGCTGCGGGACACGGTCGACACCAACGGATTCCCCGACGTGTTCGGCGACCTGGCCCCGACCCGCGCCCGGCAGGTCGCCCCGCCCGACCCGGCGCTCGCCGGCTCCCAGGTGGTGGCGAACAGCCAGCGGTCGGTGGTCAAGGTCCTCGGCTCCGCGCCGAGTTGCTCCCGCCGGATCGAGGGCTCCGGCTTCGTGTACGCCGACGACCGGGTGATGACCAACGCGCACGTCGTCGCCGGCACCCGCTCCACGGTCGTGGAACTCAACGGCGACCGGTACGACGCCCGGGTGGTCGTGTACGACCCGGACCGGGACCTGGCTGTGCTGTACGCCCCCGGCCTGCCCGGCCCGTCCATGCGCTTCGCCGCCGGCAACGCGGGCAGCGGCGCGGACGCGATCGTGCTGGGCTTCCCGCTCGACGGCCCGTACAACGCGCAGTCCGCCCGGATCCGGGACGTCGACGACATCACCGGCCCGGACATCTACTCCGGCGGCAACGTGACCCGGGAGATCTACACGATCCGGGCGCTGGTGCAGAGCGGCAACTCGGGCGGCCCACTGGTCTCCTCGAACGGCCTGGTGCTCGGGGTGATTTTCGCGGCGGCGGCCGACGACCCGAACACCGGCTTCGCGGTGACCGCCGCCGAGGCCCGGCCGGTCGCCCTGGCCGGCGCCGAGCGCACCCGTGGCGTCGCCACCGGCGAGTGCACGTAG
- a CDS encoding phosphatase PAP2 family protein — MTPSGPRTLHRPSRLSWRERRLHPDHARGLRLTLAVAAAFLVLVPFTLLALLVLSSWSPLRRLDRAVTEALVGYGLDHPDWARAMNVWTDAFGPMPLRVGALVLVLWLLRHGLRQLALWVATTMTVGGLLGPLLKLLVGRPRPDLPEPLAQAVGLAFPSGHALNAALAAGVLLVVFLPAGRPGGRYAVCAAALVLAGVTGFSRVALGVHWVSDVVAGWLLGAAVVAATAAAFTVWRDVPPAAGPAVARPEPPAR, encoded by the coding sequence ATGACTCCGTCCGGCCCCCGTACGCTCCACCGGCCGTCCCGCCTGTCGTGGCGTGAGCGACGGCTGCACCCGGACCACGCCCGGGGCCTGCGGCTGACCCTCGCCGTGGCGGCCGCGTTCCTGGTGCTGGTGCCGTTCACGCTGCTCGCCCTGCTGGTGCTGTCGTCCTGGTCACCGCTGCGCCGGCTGGACCGGGCGGTGACCGAGGCGCTCGTCGGCTACGGCCTGGACCACCCCGACTGGGCCCGGGCGATGAACGTCTGGACCGACGCCTTCGGTCCGATGCCGCTGCGGGTGGGCGCGCTGGTGCTGGTGCTCTGGTTGCTCCGGCACGGCCTCCGGCAGTTGGCGCTCTGGGTCGCCACCACCATGACGGTCGGCGGGCTGCTGGGACCGCTGCTCAAGCTGCTCGTCGGGCGGCCCCGGCCGGACCTTCCGGAACCCTTGGCGCAGGCGGTCGGGCTGGCGTTCCCGTCCGGGCACGCGCTGAACGCCGCGCTGGCCGCCGGGGTGCTGCTGGTGGTCTTCCTACCGGCGGGCCGGCCCGGCGGGCGGTACGCGGTGTGCGCCGCCGCGCTGGTACTCGCCGGGGTGACCGGGTTCAGCCGGGTGGCGCTCGGGGTGCACTGGGTCAGTGACGTGGTGGCCGGCTGGCTGCTGGGCGCCGCCGTGGTGGCCGCGACCGCCGCCGCCTTCACCGTCTGGCGGGACGTCCCGCCGGCCGCCGGGCCGGCTGTCGCGCGGCCGGAGCCGCCGGCACGCTGA
- the mycP gene encoding type VII secretion-associated serine protease mycosin: MAEDVTRVRRSGAARRAAGRALLGVAAVAVSVGLPSAPAAATAGPGLQRVAAQVTAPGAYVDPVVSGAAAGPLAAPPVGRAPDAKGRTDPVRDEQWQIDALRATTAWRTSTGSGVIVAVIDSGVDASHPDLAGQVLPGLDLVDPQGAGDPDPVGHGTTVAGLIAGRNDDSRGVVGLAPEARILPVRVLDAKNRYDDAMVVAKGVRWAVDNGARVINLSLGGSSDSAALAAALDYAFARDVVVVACTGNVATSTNSKVWYPAREPGVLAVSGLDRDSENLWSGAITGRQTVLTAPATGLVGARSPGGYWRVQGTSFAAPLVAATAALVRARYPQMSAGDVVNRLLATARDIGPTGRDERFGYGLVDPVAALTADVPAIGRNPLDDQSSPGVVGFGPAPGTADAAASGGEVGIDASRQQTRWSAQAAGSQHDSTPERLWTGLAISVALLTGTALVVRRLRQWGR; the protein is encoded by the coding sequence ATGGCCGAGGATGTGACCAGGGTGCGGCGGAGCGGTGCCGCTCGACGTGCTGCCGGCCGGGCGTTGCTCGGAGTGGCGGCCGTTGCCGTGTCCGTCGGCCTGCCGTCCGCACCGGCGGCGGCCACCGCCGGCCCCGGCCTGCAGCGGGTCGCCGCGCAGGTCACCGCACCCGGCGCGTACGTCGACCCGGTCGTGTCGGGCGCCGCCGCCGGCCCGCTCGCCGCCCCGCCGGTGGGCCGGGCCCCCGACGCGAAGGGACGCACCGACCCGGTCCGCGACGAGCAGTGGCAGATCGACGCGTTGCGGGCCACGACCGCCTGGCGCACCTCCACCGGGTCCGGCGTCATCGTCGCGGTGATCGACTCCGGAGTGGACGCCTCGCATCCGGACCTTGCCGGCCAGGTCCTGCCGGGCCTGGACCTGGTCGACCCGCAGGGCGCCGGTGACCCGGATCCGGTGGGTCACGGCACCACCGTGGCCGGCCTGATCGCCGGCCGCAACGACGACAGCCGCGGTGTGGTGGGCCTGGCGCCCGAGGCGCGGATCCTGCCGGTGCGGGTCCTCGACGCCAAGAACCGCTACGACGACGCCATGGTCGTCGCGAAGGGTGTGCGTTGGGCCGTCGACAACGGCGCTCGGGTGATCAACCTGTCGCTCGGCGGCAGCAGCGACAGCGCGGCCCTGGCCGCCGCGCTGGACTACGCCTTCGCCCGCGATGTGGTGGTCGTGGCCTGCACCGGCAACGTGGCGACCTCGACCAACAGCAAGGTGTGGTACCCGGCGCGCGAGCCGGGCGTGCTCGCGGTGTCCGGGCTCGACCGGGACAGCGAGAACCTCTGGTCCGGTGCGATCACCGGCCGCCAGACGGTGCTCACCGCGCCCGCCACCGGCCTGGTCGGTGCCCGTTCCCCCGGCGGCTACTGGCGGGTGCAGGGCACGAGCTTCGCCGCGCCCCTGGTGGCGGCCACCGCCGCGCTGGTCCGGGCCCGCTATCCGCAGATGTCCGCCGGTGACGTGGTCAACCGGCTGCTGGCCACCGCCCGCGACATCGGGCCGACCGGCCGGGACGAGCGTTTCGGGTACGGGCTGGTGGATCCGGTCGCCGCGCTGACCGCCGACGTGCCGGCGATCGGGCGCAACCCGCTCGACGACCAGTCGTCGCCCGGCGTGGTCGGCTTCGGTCCGGCACCCGGGACGGCCGACGCGGCGGCGAGCGGCGGCGAGGTGGGCATCGACGCGTCCCGGCAGCAGACCCGCTGGTCGGCCCAAGCGGCCGGCTCCCAGCACGACTCCACCCCCGAGCGGCTGTGGACCGGGCTGGCGATCTCAGTCGCGCTGCTCACCGGGACCGCGCTGGTGGTGCGCCGGCTCCGCCAGTGGGGCCGCTGA